In Aquila chrysaetos chrysaetos chromosome 2, bAquChr1.4, whole genome shotgun sequence, the following are encoded in one genomic region:
- the MGAT2 gene encoding alpha-1,6-mannosyl-glycoprotein 2-beta-N-acetylglucosaminyltransferase gives MRLRIYKRKVLLLALALAVCALALWGTGGGGGRRRQQQQQQQRGGTGSTGEPPRVSEPPPRRPAVNASAASLASPVLTENGTLSYRSLVYRLNFDQPVRNAGRFPARSAAADVVLVVQVHDRAEHLRLLLESLRRAAGVENVLLVLSHDLWAEELNRLAARVDFCPVLQVFFPFSIQLYPREFPGHDPRDCPRDVGKAAALRLGCINAEYPDSFGHYREARFSQTKHHWWWKLHFVWERVRALREHAGPVLFLEEDHYLAPDFYHVLKKLWALRERECPECQIVSLGTYSPVRGGFAGRADKVEMKTWKSTEHNMGMAFGRDTYQKLIECTDAFCTYDDYNWDWTLQHLTVSCLPKFWKVLVPEIPRIFHTGDCGMHHKKSCRPSTQSAKIDSLLNSNQQYLFPETMSVSKRYSMAPLSPHVKNGGWGDIRDHELCKSYRRLQ, from the coding sequence ATGCGGCTGCGGATCTACAAGCGGAAGGTGTTGCTGCTGGCGCTGGCGCTGGCGGTCTGCGCGCTGGCGCTGTGGGGaaccggcggcggcggcgggcggaggcggcagcagcagcagcagcagcaacggGGCGGTACCGGTAGCACCGGGGAGCCGCCGCGGGTCAGCGaaccgccgccgcgccgccccgccgtTAACGCTTCGGCTGCGTCTTTAGCGTCGCCGGTGCTGACCGAGAACGGGACGCTGAGTTACCGCTCGCTCGTTTACCGATTGAACTTCGACCAACCGGTGCGGAACGCCGGGCGCTTCCCGGCGCGGTCCGCCGCCGCCGACGTGGTGCTGGTGGTGCAGGTGCACGATCGAGCCGAGCACCTGCGGTTGCTGCTGGAGTCgctgcggcgggcggcgggagtGGAGAAcgtgctgctggtgctgagccACGACCTGTGGGCCGAGGAGCTCAACCGGCTGGCGGCACGCGTGGACTTCTGCCCCGTCCTGCAGGTCTTCTTCCCCTTCAGCATCCAGCTCTACCCCCGCGAATTCCCCGGCCACGACCCCCGCGACTGCCCCCGCGACGTGGGCAAGGCGGCGGCCCTGCGCCTGGGCTGCATCAACGCCGAGTACCCCGACTCCTTCGGGCACTACCGCGAAGCTCGCTTCTCCCAAACCAAGCACCACTGGTGGTGGAAGCTGCATTTCGTCTGGGAGCGGGTGCGGGCGCTGCGGGAGCACGCCGGGCCCGTCCTCTTCCTCGAGGAGGACCACTACCTGGCGCCCGACTTCTACCACGTCCTCAAAAAGCTCTGGGCCCTGCGCGAGCGGGAGTGCCCCGAGTGCCAGATCGTCTCCCTGGGCACCTACAGCCCCGTGCGCGGCGGCTTCGCCGGCCGCGCCGACAAGGTGGAGATGAAGACGTGGAAGTCCACCGAGCACAACATGGGCATGGCCTTCGGCAGAGACACCTACCAGAAGCTCATCGAGTGCACGGACGCCTTCTGCACCTACGATGACTACAACTGGGACTGGACTCTGCAGCACTTGACTGTCTCTTGTCTTCCAAAGTTCTGGAAAGTGCTGGTTCCCGAAATCCCCAGGATTTTTCACACAGGGGACTGCGGCATGCACCACAAGAAATCCTGCAGACCGTCCACCCAGAGTGCCAAAATCGACTCTCTCTTGAACAGCAACCAACAGTACCTGTTTCCCGAAACGATGAGTGTCAGTAAAAGGTACTCCATGGCACCCCTTTCCCCTCATGTGAAAAACGGAGGGTGGGGAGATATTAGGGACCACGAACTCTGTAAAAGTTACCGCAGACTTCAGTGA
- the DNAAF2 gene encoding protein kintoun: MAGAGRLEELELSAEEAERLHRAFRDKQFQALFADYAAELADPEQRRLYEEEVAALERERGVEVRFVHPAAGYVLRTSQAGSRRCYLNVCSNPQVGPPQARAEPGGHRWTLPYSLAPGREELGRGGRRRLVYDVVFHPAALRLAARNARFRRLLSDTALEAVERHCAVQLDRANAAVLRGTKYKGVPQAPVIRTPLPGAAPPPADGDSPLPPFPFPPAAAAPPPAAPPASSARPPGPTTPRWSIRHRSYVDLQDYRCCRDSAPSPVPRELVVTVELPLLSSAAQAALEIRGRELRLDSQRPAYRLRLRLPYDVDENRGRAAFNKAQRQLLVTLPVVPRPGPQEPLGPGGERLEEAEPAVEGLGEAPEAEAGGGAAPPSGPEGGGGEPAEPSAGGDPPPLRSGAASPAPSASPEPAALCGLGEGLPPCPLESPAPPAAEGSPGEMALPRGSGSPEAAVCPPFQCRQDEASLTLLLHVPGIQPQSLSGDVGMNHYSLHFSSDAGAYALFLQFPPANRLVSPETSISVSAHNAAVGLAKAPGSTGPWEKFCFGLDASALQERLFVNEENVIGFLGTVLRPPFCSQSALESQPLIEVLDVTEDRIQIRLKPQEAVHSEHDGKEETLSSSGGDLTEKTNGNYPQTNAETNCTAADTAEGEHAAETNKTSTSFAAAETIGKVGCSSHHCSQHEPSDTSSVIPGVSRRKEPDLESAVTVSETAMAADSGKQAGLLLEGQAKAEGDEAAAPAGSAQGNQRSPDSRPASPLLQEVNMQDGSVQIIRDHVTHCPVVFQNSLLYELD, encoded by the exons atggcgggcgcggggcggctgGAAGAGCTGGAACTCAGCGCCGAGGAGGCGGAGCGGCTCCACCGGGCCTTCCGCGACAAGCAGTTCCAGGCGCTCTTCGCCGACTACGCGGCGGAGCTGGCCGACCCGGAGCAACGTCGGTTGTACGAGGAAGAGGTGGCGGCCCTGGAGAGGGAACGCGGCGTGGAGGTGCGCTTCGTCCACCCCGCGGCGGGCTACGTGCTGCGCACCAGCCAGGCCGGCTCCCGCCGCTGCTACCTCAACGTCTGCAGCAACCCGCAGGTCGGCCCGCCGCAGGCCCGCGCCGAGCCCGGCGGCCACCGCTGGACCCTACCCTACAGCCTGGCGCCGGGCCGCGAAGAGTTgggccgcggcggccgccgccgcctggtCTACGACGTGGTTTTCCACCCGGCGGCCCTCCGCCTGGCCGCCCGCAACGCCCGCTTCCGCCGCCTGCTCAGCGACACGGCGCTGGAGGCCGTGGAGCGCCATTGCGCCGTGCAGCTCGACCGCGCCAACGCCGCCGTCCTCCGCGGCACCAAGTACAAGGGCGTCCCGCAGGCGCCCGTCATCCGCACACCGCTGCCCGGCGCAGCTCCGCCGCCCGCCGACGGCGACTCACCGCTGCCGCCCTTCCCcttcccgcccgccgccgccgccccgccgcccgccgctccccccgcctCGTCGGCCCGGCCCCCCGGCCCCACCACGCCGCGCTGGAGCATCCGCCACCGCTCCTACGTGGACCTGCAAGACTACCGGTGCTGCCGCGATTCGGCGCCTAGCCCGGTGCCGCGGGAGCTGGTGGTGACGGTGGAGCTGCCGCTGCTGAGCTCCGCCGCCCAAGCCGCCCTGGAGATCCGCGGCCGGGAGCTGCGCCTCGACTCGCAGCGTCCCGCCTACCGCCTGCGCCTCCGCCTCCCCTACGACGTGGACGAGAACCGCGGGCGGGCCGCCTTCAACAAGGCCCAGCGGCAGCTCTTGGTCACGCTGCCCGTGGtgccgcggcccggcccgcagGAACCGCTAGGCCCGGGCGGGGAGCGGCTGGAGGAGGCCGAACCCGCTGTGGAGGGGCTCGGCGAGGCGCCGGAGGctgaggcgggcggcggggccgctcCTCCCTCGGGTCCcgagggcggcggcggggagcccgcCGAGCCATCCGCGGGCGGCGACCCGCCACCGCTCCGCTCCGGCGCCGCTTCCCCCGCTCCGAGCGCCAGCCCCGAGCCGGCCGCGCTCTGCGGCCTCGGCGAGGGTCTCCCTCCGTGCCCTCTCGAgagcccggccccgccggcggcagAGGGCAGCCCCGGTGAGATGGCTCTTCCCCGGGGCTCCGGCAGCCCCGAGGCCGCCGTGTGCCCTCCCTTCCAGTGCCGGCAGGATGAGGCCTCCCTCACACTGCTCCTGCATGTGCCCGGCATCCAGCCCCAGAGCCTGAGCGGGGATGTGGGCATGAACCACTACAGCCTCCACTTCTCCAGTGACGCTGGCGCCTATGCTCTCTTCTTACAGTTTCCTCCCGCAAACAGGCTGGTGTCCCCCGAGACCAGCATTAGCGTGTCTGCCCACAACGCTGCCGTCGGGCTTGCCAAGGCCCCCGGCAGCACCGGGCCCTGGGAGAAGTTCTGCTTCGGCCTTGATGCCTCAGCTCTGCAG gaaaGATTGTTTGTcaatgaagaaaatgtcattgGATTTCTAGGCACTGTTTTACGCCCTCCCTTTTGCTCCCAATCAGCACTGGAAAGTCAGCCATTAATTGAAGTGCTTGATGTTACTGAGGACAGAATTCAAATCAGGTTGAAG CCGCAGGAAGCAGTCCATTCTGAACatgatggaaaagaagaaacgcTTAGCAGCTCAGGAGGAGATCTCACTGAAAAGACAAATGGCAACTACCCCcaaacaaatgcagaaacaaactGTACTGCAGCTGACACAGCCGAAGGAGAACACGCTGCAGAAACCAACAAAACTTCCACGTCTTttgcagcagctgaaacaaTAGGAAAAGTAGGTTGTAGTTCACACCATTGTTCGCAGCATGAACCTTCTGACACCAGTTCAGTGATTCCTGGCGTATCTAGGAGAAAAGAACCAGATTTAGAAAGTGCCGTCACAGTAAGTGAAACGGCCATGGCCGCAGACTCTGGAAAACAAGCAGGCCTTCTGTTGGAGGGGCAGGCGAAAGCGGAAGGGGATGAAGCTGCTGCGCCCGCAGGGTCAGCACAAGGGAACCAGCGCAGCCCGGACAGCAGGCCAGCCTCCCCGCTCCTGCAAGAAGTGAACATGCAGGATGGGAGCGTGCAGATCATTAGGGATCACGTAACGCACTGCCCGGTCGTCTTTCAGAATTCTTTGCTGTATGAATTGGActag